In Spirochaetales bacterium, the genomic stretch CGCGGTGATGCTTGTTTCCCCGTTCGGTAAAAAGCGTTATACCGGAGAAAAGATATCTGCAGCCACCACCCTTTCCGTATTCGACGGCAGCGACGAATCGGATATTCATTTTATCGCTTCCGCTCGTGAAGATAATATAAAAGCAGATGGCTTTACGTTTCCTGTATGGGAAATCCGTTATTCCATTATACGGATGCTTGAAGAGAGTATTGGCACCATGGGATACCCCGCATCTTCGCTTTTTGAAGCCCTCTTTCTCGGCGTCCGGGAACACTTACCGGATACTCTCCATGAGGGTTTCGAAAAGACGGGAACCCTCCATATACTCGCCCTCTCCGGTCTCCATGTCGGAATCATCTATCTTTTTATCACACTTCTGCTTTTTCCCCTCCCGTTTCATCGCGTTAAAATCATCGCAGGATTTTTTCTGGTCTGCTTCTACCTTTTTATTGTCGGTCCAAGACCTTCACTGTTGCGGGCGGGAATAATGCTCATCGTTTTCGGTACCGGGTATCTTGTCATGCGGGAACGGGAACCGCTCAATCTTCTCGCAATCGCTGCAGCCGTCATTCTCTTCATCGACCCGCTCGCCGCATTTTCACTCTCGTTCCAGCTTTCGTTTTCAGCCATGCTGGGCATCATCATCCTCGGAAGACCTTTGGCCCGATTCCTTGCGCCATGGCTTCCCCGTTTCATCGGGTTTCCGCTCGCGCTGTCGATCGGCGCACAAACGGCGACCGCGCCGATAATCATGGCAAGCTTCGGAATTATCTATCCGGCCGGTATCCTTGTCACGCTTCTTATCGTTCCCCTGGTTACCGTTTTTCTATGGACGGGCATCATCTTCATGATCCTTGTTCGCATTCCTGTTTCTTTTATAGGATGGACCGTGCAATACCTTCTCTCTTTTCTCTACCGGCTTATATTTTTGGTAAACGATTTTTTTTCGGCAATACCGGGTATATCCGTTCAATTGGAAAACTCTTTCATTGTCTTTTTTCTCTTGGTCTTGCTTATCTTTCTATGGCCCCTTTCCTCTATCGCGCGTATCATCGGAAAAAAGGATGCGGGATTCGAAATCAATGCGAAAGCGGCTGCGGGAGGAGTACGGTGAATGACAATTCGCCCTCTGAAATCCGCAACATCCTCAAGGAAAACAACCTTTCCCTCAAAAAGCGGTGGGGACAGAATTTTCTCGTTTCCGCAGAAATGAGAAAGAAGATTATACGGTATGTCAATCCTCAAAAAAACGAGGTTATCTGGGAAATCGGTCCCGGACTCGGCGCTTTGACCGGTCCCCTGCTTTCAGCAGGAGCGCGTGTGGTCGCTTTTGAGATCGATTTTGGCCTTGTCTCCTATCTGAAAACACGATTCGAACAATACCGGTCATTCACAATGGTCCGGGGAGATATCGTAAAAACATGGGGGGACGCACTCAATGCATACGGGATGCCGGCAAAAGTATTCGGAAATCTTCCTTATGCTTCTGCTTCAGCCATCATTCTTTCATTTATCACCAAAAACTTTTTACCCCCCAACCTCTATATTACCGTTCAAAAGGAGTCGGCCGATAGAATGTATGCGATGCCCGGTACCAGGGCGTATTCGTCCTTTTCAATCCTCTTCCGGTACTCATTTTCGATAAAAGAGCGCTTTCACCTGAAACCGTCCGCTTTTTATCCGGTACCGGAAGTGATGTCGACCTTTCTCCATGCGATCCCTTCCGAATACACCCTGACCCGTGAACAAAAAAACTTTTTTTTTGAGATTGTCCGATGTGCATTCCGGTCGCGGAGAAAGACACTGATCAACAATCTGATAAGGGAAAAAAACCTTCGGAATTTTTCAAAAGCGGAATTTGAAATCATTCTCGGAAAAGAAGGACTCGCGGCAGACACCCGGAGTGAATCATTATCCGTCGATGAGTTTATCCGGCTTGCACTCCGGCTTTATGATGAAAGGACGAGAACAGGCTCGGTTGAATGAAACCGGATTATGTGGTATAGTTTCAATTGTATGAAACATCCGGTTACCTTTCCTGCCATTATGATCGTCATGATCGGAGCAGCACCTCTTTCTCCTCTTTGTTCAGACGAATATTTTACGTACCGCGAGGTATCCGGTAAAGGGGAGGCGGAAATTGTCTGGACGAAACTTGAAAGAAACGACTCCTATATTGTCTATGAAAGAAATGACGGTTGGATAAAAAAAATGATCCTCGATCACGATACCTATGAAACGCAGGAACTCTCCTATATGACGGAAAAAAAAGATATCAAGGCCGTAAAAAAAGGGGATATCGTTTATCTCTCCGGCAGGCAGAATGGCAGGGAAATCCACAAGGAATACAAACTGTACGGTCTTCCCTGGATCG encodes the following:
- a CDS encoding ComEC/Rec2 family competence protein; translation: MMIHRNISFLIVFSACLVLTLYSLRAGTAVLPCLIIAILAGGAGISLFGFHHPPAKRAGFFLIAAALGFFSGFFLSSRIDAERGAGYTGIRLSRVRYISGYIEKDSVARKDGGYIHYIGLVSVRSADIIADARGAVMLVSPFGKKRYTGEKISAATTLSVFDGSDESDIHFIASAREDNIKADGFTFPVWEIRYSIIRMLEESIGTMGYPASSLFEALFLGVREHLPDTLHEGFEKTGTLHILALSGLHVGIIYLFITLLLFPLPFHRVKIIAGFFLVCFYLFIVGPRPSLLRAGIMLIVFGTGYLVMREREPLNLLAIAAAVILFIDPLAAFSLSFQLSFSAMLGIIILGRPLARFLAPWLPRFIGFPLALSIGAQTATAPIIMASFGIIYPAGILVTLLIVPLVTVFLWTGIIFMILVRIPVSFIGWTVQYLLSFLYRLIFLVNDFFSAIPGISVQLENSFIVFFLLVLLIFLWPLSSIARIIGKKDAGFEINAKAAAGGVR
- the rsmA gene encoding ribosomal RNA small subunit methyltransferase A, encoding MNDNSPSEIRNILKENNLSLKKRWGQNFLVSAEMRKKIIRYVNPQKNEVIWEIGPGLGALTGPLLSAGARVVAFEIDFGLVSYLKTRFEQYRSFTMVRGDIVKTWGDALNAYGMPAKVFGNLPYASASAIILSFITKNFLPPNLYITVQKESADRMYAMPGTRAYSSFSILFRYSFSIKERFHLKPSAFYPVPEVMSTFLHAIPSEYTLTREQKNFFFEIVRCAFRSRRKTLINNLIREKNLRNFSKAEFEIILGKEGLAADTRSESLSVDEFIRLALRLYDERTRTGSVE